One stretch of Segatella copri DNA includes these proteins:
- a CDS encoding glucose-6-phosphate isomerase codes for MKSISLNITKAASFLAEGAVKAYEPKVKAAQEALENGTCEGNDFLGWLHLPSSITPEFLNEIQAVANTLREKCEVVVVAGIGGSYLGARAVIEGLGNSFAWLVNDKKNPTILFAGNNIGEDYLFELTSFLKDKKFGVINISKSGTTTETALAFRLLKKQCEDQRGKEEAKDVIVAVTDAKKGAARTCADKEGYKSFIIPDNVGGRFSVLTPVGLLPIAVAGFDVKQLVAGAADMEKACGKDVAFEENPAAIYAATRQALYTQAGKKIEIVCNFQPKLHYFAEWWKQLYGESEGKDQKGIFPAACDFTTDLHSMGQWIQEGERSIFETVISVETPNEKLLFPHDDENLDGLNFLEGKRVDEVNKMAELGTRLAHVDGGVPNILVNVPELNAYYLGQLIYFFEKACGISGLLEEVNPFNQPGVEAYKKNMFALLNKPGYEAESKAIQERLKNE; via the coding sequence ATGAAAAGTATCAGCTTAAACATTACAAAGGCTGCATCATTCCTTGCAGAAGGTGCAGTAAAGGCTTACGAGCCTAAGGTTAAGGCCGCTCAGGAAGCTCTTGAGAACGGCACTTGTGAAGGTAACGATTTCTTGGGATGGTTGCATTTGCCATCTTCTATCACTCCTGAGTTCCTCAATGAGATTCAGGCTGTTGCCAATACTTTGCGCGAAAAGTGTGAGGTGGTTGTTGTAGCAGGTATCGGTGGTAGCTACCTCGGTGCACGCGCCGTTATCGAAGGCCTCGGCAACTCTTTCGCTTGGCTCGTAAACGACAAGAAGAACCCTACTATCCTCTTCGCAGGTAACAATATCGGTGAGGACTACCTCTTCGAGTTGACTTCTTTCTTGAAGGACAAGAAGTTTGGTGTCATCAATATCTCTAAATCTGGTACCACTACTGAGACTGCTCTCGCTTTCCGTCTTCTGAAGAAGCAATGCGAGGATCAGCGCGGTAAGGAAGAGGCTAAGGATGTTATCGTAGCTGTAACCGACGCCAAGAAGGGTGCTGCACGTACTTGTGCTGACAAGGAGGGCTACAAGAGCTTCATCATCCCTGACAATGTAGGTGGCCGTTTCTCTGTTTTGACTCCAGTAGGTTTGTTGCCTATCGCAGTAGCTGGTTTCGATGTAAAGCAGCTCGTAGCTGGTGCGGCTGACATGGAGAAGGCTTGCGGCAAGGACGTAGCTTTCGAGGAGAATCCTGCAGCTATCTATGCAGCTACACGTCAGGCTCTCTATACTCAGGCTGGCAAGAAGATTGAGATTGTATGCAACTTCCAGCCTAAACTTCACTACTTCGCTGAGTGGTGGAAGCAGCTCTATGGTGAGAGCGAGGGTAAGGACCAGAAGGGTATCTTCCCAGCAGCTTGCGACTTCACTACCGACCTTCACTCTATGGGCCAGTGGATTCAGGAGGGCGAGCGCTCTATCTTCGAGACAGTTATCAGCGTAGAGACTCCTAACGAGAAGTTGCTCTTCCCTCACGATGATGAGAACCTCGACGGTTTGAACTTCCTCGAGGGCAAGCGTGTTGACGAGGTGAACAAGATGGCTGAGCTCGGTACACGTCTGGCTCACGTTGACGGTGGTGTTCCTAACATCCTGGTTAACGTACCTGAGTTGAACGCTTACTACCTCGGTCAGCTGATCTACTTCTTCGAGAAGGCTTGCGGTATCAGCGGTCTCTTGGAAGAGGTGAATCCATTCAACCAGCCTGGTGTTGAGGCATACAAGAAGAATATGTTCGCATTGCTCAACAAGCCAGGTTATGAGGCAGAGAGCAAAGCTATCCAGGAGCGCTTGAAGAATGAATAA
- a CDS encoding HAD family hydrolase: MKEIIFKYMKEHGFGEFNPKAVLFDMDGVLYNSMPNHAVAWQESMKQFDIHMTAADAYATEGARGIDTIQMMVKKQKGIDITLDEAQKMYDVKTEIFHSMPTAEIFPGVKEIMQKIKDAGMQVGVVTGSGQRPLIMRLLNDFGDFLDEAHIVTAYDVKRGKPNPDPYLMGLQKAGNLKPWEGIVVENAPLGVRAGVAANIFTVAINSGPLPDEELSNKGCNLLYHQMTEFCDDFENLIAKA, from the coding sequence ATGAAGGAAATTATTTTTAAATATATGAAAGAACACGGCTTTGGGGAATTCAACCCTAAAGCCGTGCTTTTTGATATGGACGGCGTGCTGTACAACAGTATGCCAAATCATGCTGTGGCATGGCAGGAATCGATGAAACAGTTTGATATCCACATGACAGCAGCCGATGCTTATGCCACCGAAGGAGCCCGAGGCATTGACACCATCCAGATGATGGTGAAGAAGCAGAAGGGCATCGACATCACGCTGGACGAAGCACAGAAGATGTATGATGTGAAGACCGAAATATTCCACTCGATGCCTACTGCCGAAATATTTCCTGGCGTAAAGGAAATCATGCAGAAGATTAAAGATGCCGGCATGCAGGTAGGAGTGGTAACAGGAAGCGGACAGCGCCCGCTCATCATGCGACTGCTCAACGACTTCGGCGATTTTCTGGATGAAGCACATATCGTAACCGCCTATGATGTAAAGCGCGGCAAACCAAATCCTGACCCATATCTCATGGGATTGCAGAAGGCAGGAAACCTGAAACCCTGGGAAGGCATCGTGGTAGAGAATGCTCCTTTGGGCGTCCGTGCCGGCGTGGCAGCCAACATTTTTACGGTAGCAATTAACAGCGGTCCGCTACCAGATGAAGAATTATCCAATAAGGGTTGCAATCTACTCTATCACCAGATGACTGAATTCTGTGATGACTTTGAAAACCTGATTGCTAAGGCTTAA
- a CDS encoding NAD(P)H-dependent glycerol-3-phosphate dehydrogenase yields MFNCGKIAIIGGGSWATAIAKIVVGHTHHIGWYMRRDDRIEDFKRMGHNPAYLMSARFNVDEIFFSSDINKIVQNYDTLVFVTPSPYLKNHLKKLKTRLSDKFIITAIKGIVPDENLVCSEYFHQVYDVPYENLACIGGPSHAEEVALERLSYLTVGCSDTEKARAFANDCLASEFIKTKTSSDVIGIEYSSVLKNVYAIAAGICGGLKYGDNFQAVLMSNAVQEMHRFLTAVHPIDRSMYDSVYLGDLLVTGYSNFSRNRTFGTMIGKGYSVKSAQIEMEMIAEGYFGTKCMKEINRHMHVNMPILDAVYNILYERISPQIEIKLLTDSFR; encoded by the coding sequence GTGTTCAACTGCGGTAAAATAGCGATAATTGGCGGCGGTAGCTGGGCTACGGCAATAGCCAAGATTGTGGTGGGTCATACTCATCACATAGGCTGGTATATGCGTCGCGATGACCGCATCGAGGACTTCAAGCGCATGGGGCACAACCCTGCCTATCTGATGTCGGCACGATTCAATGTAGATGAGATTTTCTTCTCTTCCGACATCAACAAGATAGTGCAGAATTACGATACACTCGTGTTCGTCACCCCGTCGCCTTATCTGAAGAATCATCTCAAAAAGCTCAAGACGCGACTCAGCGACAAGTTCATCATCACAGCCATCAAAGGTATTGTACCTGATGAAAACCTCGTTTGCTCAGAGTATTTCCATCAGGTTTACGATGTGCCTTACGAGAACCTCGCCTGCATCGGAGGTCCTTCTCATGCCGAGGAAGTGGCACTGGAGCGACTGAGCTATCTCACCGTGGGCTGTAGCGATACCGAAAAGGCGCGTGCCTTCGCCAACGATTGTCTGGCGAGCGAATTCATCAAGACCAAGACTTCGAGCGATGTCATCGGTATCGAATACTCTTCGGTTCTGAAGAACGTATACGCCATCGCAGCAGGTATCTGTGGCGGTCTGAAGTATGGTGACAACTTCCAGGCGGTACTCATGTCAAATGCCGTTCAGGAGATGCACCGCTTCCTGACAGCCGTCCACCCTATCGACCGAAGCATGTACGACTCAGTTTATCTGGGCGACTTGCTCGTAACAGGTTACAGCAACTTTTCCCGCAACCGCACATTCGGAACCATGATAGGCAAGGGCTACAGCGTGAAGAGTGCGCAGATAGAGATGGAGATGATTGCAGAAGGATATTTCGGCACCAAGTGTATGAAGGAAATCAACCGCCACATGCACGTCAATATGCCGATTCTCGATGCTGTATATAATATATTGTACGAGCGCATCAGTCCGCAAATAGAAATCAAACTCTTGACCGACTCGTTCAGATAG
- the lysS gene encoding lysine--tRNA ligase, with amino-acid sequence MNILELSEQEIVRRQSLQTLREMGIDPYPAAEFPTNAFSTDIKAEFKDENEPRQVVIAGRMMGRRVMGKASFAELQDSKGRIQVYIARDEICPDENKDLYNTVFKKLLDIGDFIGVKGFVFRTQTGEISVHAKELCLLSKSLKPLPIVKYKDGVAYDKFDDPELRYRQRYVDLIVNDGVKDTFLQRATVLRTLRSVLDNAGYTEVETPTLQSIAGGASARPFITHFNALDQDMYMRIATELYLKRLIVGGFEGVYEIGKNFRNEGMDRNHNPEFTCMELYVQYKDYNWMMAFTEKLLETICIAVNGKPEREIDGNIISFKAPYRRLPILDAIKEKTGFDCNGKTEEEIRAFCKEKGMDVDETMGKGKLIDELFGEFCEGTFLQPTFITDYPVEMSPLTKMHRSKPGLTERFELMVNGKELANAYSELNDPIDQEERFIDQMKLADKGDDEAMIIDQDFLRALQYGMPPTSGIGIGIDRLVMLMTGKTFIQEVLFFPQMKPEKKMPQSTIKEWEEIGVPEDWAYVLRKAGFNLISDIREEKAQGLQQKIGEINKKYKLGYEKPSVDDIQGWINAANA; translated from the coding sequence ATGAACATTTTAGAGCTAAGCGAACAGGAAATCGTTCGCAGACAGAGTCTTCAGACATTGCGCGAGATGGGTATCGACCCATACCCAGCAGCAGAGTTTCCAACCAATGCATTCAGCACTGATATCAAGGCTGAATTCAAGGACGAGAACGAGCCACGCCAGGTAGTTATCGCCGGACGTATGATGGGTCGCCGCGTAATGGGTAAAGCTAGCTTCGCTGAGTTGCAGGACTCAAAGGGAAGAATCCAGGTTTATATCGCCCGCGACGAGATTTGTCCAGACGAGAACAAGGACCTTTATAATACTGTTTTCAAGAAACTCCTCGATATCGGTGACTTCATCGGTGTAAAGGGTTTCGTATTCCGCACACAGACTGGCGAGATTTCCGTTCACGCCAAGGAACTGTGCCTGCTCTCTAAGAGCTTGAAGCCACTCCCTATCGTGAAGTATAAGGATGGCGTGGCTTACGACAAGTTCGATGATCCAGAGTTGCGTTACCGCCAGCGCTACGTTGACCTCATCGTTAATGATGGCGTAAAGGATACTTTCCTACAGCGTGCTACCGTACTCCGCACTCTCCGCAGCGTACTCGACAACGCAGGTTATACTGAGGTAGAGACTCCTACCCTGCAGAGCATTGCCGGTGGTGCTTCTGCCCGCCCATTCATCACCCACTTCAATGCGCTCGATCAGGATATGTACATGCGTATCGCTACCGAGCTCTACCTGAAGCGCCTCATCGTAGGTGGTTTCGAGGGTGTTTATGAAATCGGCAAGAACTTCCGCAACGAGGGTATGGACCGCAACCACAACCCTGAGTTTACCTGTATGGAGCTTTATGTTCAGTACAAGGACTACAACTGGATGATGGCTTTCACAGAGAAGTTGCTCGAAACAATCTGTATCGCCGTAAACGGCAAGCCAGAGCGCGAGATTGATGGCAACATCATCAGCTTCAAGGCTCCATATCGCCGTCTGCCTATCCTCGATGCCATCAAGGAAAAGACCGGTTTCGACTGCAACGGCAAGACCGAGGAAGAGATCCGCGCATTCTGCAAGGAGAAGGGCATGGACGTAGATGAGACCATGGGTAAGGGTAAGTTGATTGATGAGCTCTTCGGCGAGTTCTGCGAGGGCACTTTCCTCCAGCCAACCTTCATCACCGACTATCCTGTAGAGATGTCTCCATTGACCAAGATGCACCGTTCTAAGCCAGGCTTGACCGAGCGTTTCGAGTTGATGGTAAACGGTAAGGAGCTTGCCAATGCATACTCTGAGCTCAACGACCCAATTGACCAGGAAGAGCGTTTCATCGACCAGATGAAGCTTGCTGACAAGGGTGATGACGAGGCGATGATCATCGATCAGGACTTCCTCCGTGCCCTCCAGTACGGTATGCCTCCAACATCAGGTATCGGTATCGGTATCGACCGCTTGGTCATGTTGATGACAGGCAAGACCTTCATTCAGGAGGTACTGTTCTTCCCACAGATGAAGCCAGAGAAGAAGATGCCACAGAGTACCATCAAGGAATGGGAAGAGATTGGCGTGCCAGAGGATTGGGCATACGTGCTCCGCAAGGCAGGCTTCAACCTCATCTCTGATATCCGTGAAGAAAAAGCACAAGGCTTGCAGCAGAAGATTGGAGAAATCAACAAGAAGTACAAGCTCGGCTACGAGAAGCCTTCTGTTGACGACATCCAGGGCTGGATTAATGCAGCAAATGCTTAA
- a CDS encoding PaaI family thioesterase — MNIDELVKRISKTDGLSKTLGMHFISTPEPDTLQATMKVDERNRQPFGFLSGGASLALAENVAGIGSLALCPGQIAVGINVSGTHVQAVSEGDTVTAFAKIVHKGRTLHTWQVDIKNTAGEVICTVQVTNYVFTPKKDNQKKGAETKV; from the coding sequence ATGAACATAGATGAATTAGTAAAAAGAATCAGCAAGACTGATGGATTATCCAAGACCCTCGGAATGCATTTCATTTCTACCCCTGAGCCTGATACGCTTCAGGCAACGATGAAGGTAGATGAGCGTAATCGCCAACCTTTCGGCTTCTTGAGTGGAGGTGCTTCCCTGGCTCTTGCCGAGAATGTGGCGGGTATCGGTTCCCTGGCGCTCTGCCCGGGACAGATTGCCGTGGGTATCAACGTGAGCGGTACTCATGTTCAGGCGGTCAGCGAGGGCGATACGGTTACTGCCTTTGCCAAGATTGTGCACAAGGGCAGAACCTTGCATACCTGGCAGGTGGATATCAAGAATACGGCTGGTGAGGTAATCTGTACTGTACAGGTAACCAACTATGTGTTCACTCCAAAGAAAGACAATCAGAAAAAGGGGGCAGAAACAAAGGTATGA
- the queF gene encoding preQ(1) synthase: protein MDRKEDGLQALGAKTTYRMDYAPEVLETFVNKHPGNDYWVRFNCPEFTSLCPITGQPDFAEIRISYIPDVKMVESKSLKLYLFSFRNHGDFHEDCVNIIMKDLIKLMDPKYIEVTGIFTPRGGISIWPYANYGKPGTKYEKLAEQRFATHE from the coding sequence GTGGATAGAAAAGAAGACGGTCTTCAGGCATTAGGTGCCAAGACTACATATAGAATGGATTATGCGCCAGAGGTGCTCGAAACTTTCGTGAACAAGCATCCTGGCAATGATTACTGGGTACGTTTCAACTGCCCTGAGTTTACATCGCTCTGCCCTATTACGGGTCAGCCAGATTTCGCAGAGATTCGCATCAGCTATATTCCTGACGTAAAGATGGTAGAGAGCAAGAGTCTGAAACTTTATCTCTTCAGTTTCCGCAATCATGGCGATTTCCATGAAGACTGCGTAAACATCATCATGAAGGATCTCATCAAGCTGATGGACCCTAAATATATAGAGGTAACAGGCATCTTTACTCCTCGTGGCGGCATCAGCATCTGGCCGTATGCCAACTATGGCAAGCCAGGCACCAAATACGAGAAACTGGCAGAGCAGAGATTCGCTACTCACGAATAA
- the menD gene encoding 2-succinyl-5-enolpyruvyl-6-hydroxy-3-cyclohexene-1-carboxylic-acid synthase, whose protein sequence is MTSLLVAHGVRHAVVCPGSRNAAIVHNLNECEDITCYPVTDERSAGFQALGLSMAEGYQPVVVCVTSGSALLNLYPAVAEAYYQQIPLIVISADRPAQWINQLDGQTLPQPDALGQMVRKAVSLPEVFEGEQQEEMHWYCNRLVNEALLKSMGRVKGPVHINVPISEPFYSFTKEALPVERKIEVAYCRANIDTFDGTPFECVLKAKRPLLVIGQLDNTEKYVDLLAYIDRMPILWESLAMPPYLYKVQEELGEDWNKTTLYGAFENLLDEIKDDERFRPDLVVYIGGHIVSKKLKSYLRSLKGVEQIRISQEADIEDTFMHLTKVMDLPNSDAMSWLGNFGWHNHWEDYRKLWMDALAKSYERKENFKPEFSSLATVKEFFSQLQKVEPQDFKAFTLGGKDAQDDGIYDREFDTFLPGMMSSVISGNSSAIRLMNQYADRHVYCNRGVNGIEGSLSTAVGFSMCKNKSDKHVYCVLGDLSFFYDQNALWNRNLNGKLRIIVLNNGGGAIFGKFQGLKESQAREEIIMAKHHATAEGICSQNEVKYLAAHTMEEMEQGICQLIHAESERPMLLEVFTDMDVDNEMLEAVQKC, encoded by the coding sequence TTGACAAGTTTACTGGTAGCGCATGGTGTTCGCCATGCTGTAGTGTGTCCGGGCAGCAGAAATGCAGCTATAGTTCATAATCTCAACGAGTGTGAAGACATTACTTGCTATCCTGTAACCGACGAACGTAGCGCCGGCTTCCAAGCTCTTGGACTTTCTATGGCTGAAGGTTATCAGCCTGTTGTAGTGTGTGTGACTTCGGGTTCTGCATTGCTCAATCTTTATCCGGCAGTAGCTGAGGCTTATTATCAGCAAATCCCGCTCATCGTGATTTCTGCCGACAGACCGGCACAGTGGATTAACCAGCTGGATGGTCAGACGCTTCCTCAGCCTGATGCTTTGGGGCAGATGGTAAGAAAAGCAGTATCTCTGCCAGAAGTGTTCGAAGGTGAGCAGCAGGAAGAGATGCATTGGTATTGCAACCGGCTGGTCAACGAAGCGCTGTTGAAAAGCATGGGGCGGGTAAAGGGTCCTGTACACATCAATGTACCTATCTCTGAGCCTTTCTATTCGTTTACGAAAGAAGCTTTGCCCGTTGAGCGCAAGATAGAGGTTGCTTACTGCAGGGCAAATATTGACACATTTGATGGAACCCCTTTTGAATGTGTGTTAAAAGCCAAACGTCCTTTGTTGGTAATAGGACAGTTGGACAATACCGAAAAATATGTAGACTTGTTGGCTTATATTGACCGGATGCCTATATTATGGGAATCTCTGGCAATGCCACCTTATCTATATAAGGTTCAGGAAGAACTGGGAGAAGATTGGAATAAAACCACCTTGTATGGCGCTTTCGAGAATTTGCTGGATGAAATAAAGGACGATGAAAGATTCCGTCCTGACCTGGTGGTTTATATAGGTGGACATATTGTGAGCAAGAAGTTGAAATCTTATCTGCGTTCGCTTAAAGGAGTTGAGCAGATAAGAATCTCGCAAGAGGCTGATATCGAAGATACGTTCATGCATCTTACTAAAGTGATGGATTTGCCAAACAGTGATGCCATGTCATGGTTGGGTAATTTTGGCTGGCACAACCACTGGGAGGATTATCGCAAATTGTGGATGGATGCGTTGGCTAAAAGCTATGAACGCAAAGAGAACTTCAAGCCTGAGTTCAGCAGTCTGGCTACCGTAAAGGAATTCTTCAGCCAGCTTCAGAAAGTTGAGCCTCAGGATTTCAAAGCGTTCACCTTAGGCGGTAAAGATGCTCAGGACGATGGTATCTATGACCGCGAATTCGATACATTCCTTCCAGGTATGATGAGCAGCGTCATCTCGGGCAACAGTTCTGCCATCCGGTTGATGAATCAGTATGCCGACCGCCATGTTTACTGCAATCGTGGGGTGAACGGCATAGAAGGTTCTCTTTCTACGGCTGTAGGTTTCTCGATGTGCAAGAACAAGTCTGATAAGCATGTATACTGCGTTCTCGGCGATCTGAGTTTCTTCTATGACCAGAATGCGCTCTGGAATAGAAATCTGAACGGCAAGCTCCGTATCATCGTGCTCAATAATGGTGGCGGTGCCATCTTTGGCAAGTTCCAGGGATTAAAGGAGAGTCAGGCTCGTGAAGAAATAATAATGGCAAAGCATCATGCAACGGCTGAAGGAATCTGTAGTCAGAATGAGGTAAAATATCTCGCAGCTCATACGATGGAAGAGATGGAACAGGGCATCTGCCAATTGATTCATGCCGAGAGCGAGCGCCCGATGCTTCTGGAGGTTTTCACCGATATGGATGTAGATAATGAGATGCTGGAAGCCGTTCAGAAGTGCTGA
- a CDS encoding queuosine precursor transporter, with translation MDKKKTQVSVLFMLFSILFCVCLIAANVLETKQIAFGPVSLTGGLIVFPVSYIINDVVCEVWGYQKARLLIWTGFAMNFFFVALGAICDAIPAAPYWTNDAGFHAIFGLAPRIAAASFVAFIIGSFANAYVMSVMKIRDGGKHFSARAILSTIAGESCDSLIFFPLALGGVVPTSELPWLMLWQVILKTAYEIVVLPLTIRVVKYVKKHEGEDAYDNNISYNVFKIFSLG, from the coding sequence ATGGACAAGAAAAAAACTCAAGTGAGCGTGCTGTTTATGCTTTTCAGCATCCTCTTCTGCGTTTGCCTGATTGCAGCAAACGTACTCGAAACAAAGCAAATCGCCTTCGGGCCAGTTTCCCTTACCGGTGGACTTATCGTATTCCCTGTAAGCTACATCATCAACGATGTGGTATGTGAAGTATGGGGCTATCAGAAAGCGCGTCTGTTGATCTGGACCGGCTTTGCGATGAACTTCTTCTTCGTGGCGCTGGGTGCTATCTGCGATGCCATTCCTGCAGCGCCTTATTGGACCAACGATGCCGGTTTTCATGCCATCTTCGGTCTGGCACCCCGCATTGCAGCAGCCTCTTTCGTAGCCTTCATCATCGGTTCGTTTGCCAATGCCTATGTGATGAGCGTGATGAAAATCCGCGATGGCGGCAAGCATTTCTCTGCCCGTGCCATCCTCAGTACCATTGCCGGTGAGAGTTGCGACAGTCTTATCTTCTTCCCACTTGCCTTAGGCGGTGTGGTGCCTACATCAGAATTGCCTTGGCTCATGCTCTGGCAGGTGATACTGAAGACTGCCTACGAGATTGTGGTACTGCCTCTGACCATCCGTGTAGTGAAATACGTGAAGAAGCATGAAGGTGAAGATGCATACGACAATAACATCTCCTACAATGTATTCAAGATCTTCAGCCTCGGCTAA
- the menB gene encoding 1,4-dihydroxy-2-naphthoyl-CoA synthase translates to MREWKKIEGFDFKEIIFEEYNHIAKITINRERYRNAFTPLTTWEMAQAFNYCRDCLDIRVVILTGAGDKAFCAGGDMHVKGRGGYVGNDGVPRLNVLDVQMQIRRLPKPVIAMVNGYAIGGGHVLHVMCDLTIASENAIFGQTGPKVGSFDAGFGSSYLARMVGQKKAREIWFLCKQYSAKEAEEMGMVNKVVPLEKLEDTCVEWAEIMMERSPLALRMIKAGLNAELDGQAGIQELAGDATMLYYTMDEAQEGGKAFLEKRKPRFEDYPQFP, encoded by the coding sequence ATGAGAGAATGGAAAAAGATAGAAGGTTTTGATTTCAAGGAAATCATCTTCGAGGAGTATAATCATATCGCTAAGATTACCATCAATCGTGAGCGCTACCGTAATGCCTTCACACCGTTGACCACTTGGGAGATGGCACAGGCGTTCAACTATTGCCGCGACTGTCTGGATATCCGTGTGGTCATTCTGACGGGTGCCGGTGATAAGGCATTCTGTGCAGGAGGTGACATGCATGTGAAGGGCCGCGGCGGTTATGTAGGTAATGACGGTGTGCCTCGCCTGAATGTGCTCGATGTGCAGATGCAGATTCGCCGTCTGCCAAAGCCGGTTATCGCTATGGTGAATGGTTATGCCATCGGTGGCGGTCATGTGCTTCATGTGATGTGCGACCTGACCATCGCTTCAGAGAATGCCATCTTTGGACAGACTGGTCCTAAGGTGGGAAGCTTCGATGCCGGTTTCGGTTCTTCTTATCTGGCAAGAATGGTGGGTCAGAAGAAGGCTCGCGAAATTTGGTTCCTTTGCAAGCAGTATTCTGCCAAGGAGGCTGAAGAGATGGGAATGGTGAACAAGGTGGTGCCTCTCGAAAAGTTGGAAGATACCTGTGTAGAGTGGGCTGAAATCATGATGGAACGTTCGCCTCTGGCACTCCGTATGATCAAGGCTGGCTTGAATGCCGAACTGGATGGTCAGGCTGGTATTCAGGAGTTGGCTGGCGATGCCACGATGCTCTATTATACGATGGATGAGGCTCAGGAGGGTGGCAAGGCGTTCCTTGAGAAGCGCAAGCCTCGCTTCGAGGATTATCCTCAGTTCCCATAA
- a CDS encoding chorismate-binding protein — protein sequence MIAFAYYRLPYLHHATYVAQHEGEPEVLSSVAELNGKEGFVIAPFAPSSECPVVLMHPDESKLLSAEGAENASRCGTSYVGMQQDLHRDAAKSTSGRNFEAYAREFECFHRQLSEGKFSKIVLARKLRIQSNRQPFESVQTSVVQDAGKTSAVQNTANASVVQDSDSLKALFLKTCRMYPRLFVALVYTPQSGLWLMATPEILLKGEQNQMATMSLAGTQKAEPSKTVADYPVEGIEWSEKNREEQQYVTDYIEDCIKVFSDEYQKKGPYTTMAANLYHLRTDIAFRLHDTGRLGDVLDALYPTPAVCGIPKDEARRFILQYEHQSRKYYSGFVGPISPKGKTHLYVSLRCMNILDDGSCELYAGGGLLKESEMEKEWKETEAKMQTILSVL from the coding sequence ATGATAGCTTTTGCGTATTATCGTCTTCCTTATCTGCACCATGCTACCTATGTGGCTCAGCATGAGGGAGAACCTGAGGTACTCTCTTCTGTGGCAGAACTGAATGGCAAGGAAGGTTTCGTGATAGCTCCTTTCGCGCCATCCAGCGAATGTCCCGTGGTGCTGATGCATCCGGATGAAAGCAAACTACTCTCTGCCGAGGGGGCTGAAAATGCATCGCGATGCGGCACTTCCTACGTCGGGATGCAGCAGGATTTACATCGGGACGCAGCAAAATCTACGTCGGGACGTAATTTTGAAGCCTATGCAAGGGAGTTTGAATGCTTTCACCGGCAGCTCTCTGAAGGTAAATTCAGCAAGATAGTTCTGGCAAGAAAACTGCGTATTCAGAGCAATCGGCAGCCTTTTGAATCTGTACAGACTTCAGTTGTGCAAGATGCCGGCAAGACTTCAGCTGTGCAGAATACAGCCAATGCTTCAGTTGTGCAGGATTCAGACTCTTTAAAGGCTCTGTTTCTGAAGACCTGCCGGATGTATCCCCGTCTTTTTGTAGCCTTGGTTTATACACCCCAATCGGGTTTATGGCTGATGGCTACACCTGAAATTCTGCTCAAAGGTGAACAGAATCAGATGGCAACCATGTCGCTGGCAGGCACCCAAAAGGCTGAACCTTCCAAGACCGTAGCCGATTATCCTGTAGAAGGGATAGAATGGTCGGAGAAGAACAGAGAGGAACAGCAGTATGTAACCGATTATATCGAGGATTGCATCAAGGTCTTTTCGGATGAATATCAGAAGAAGGGACCTTATACCACGATGGCTGCCAATCTCTATCATCTCCGTACAGACATTGCTTTCCGTCTGCATGATACGGGGCGTCTGGGCGATGTGCTCGATGCCTTATATCCTACGCCTGCCGTCTGCGGAATACCGAAGGATGAAGCTCGCCGGTTTATCCTGCAGTATGAACATCAGTCGCGCAAATATTATAGTGGTTTTGTGGGACCGATTTCGCCGAAAGGAAAGACGCATCTCTATGTTTCCCTGCGCTGCATGAACATTCTGGATGACGGCTCCTGCGAACTCTATGCCGGAGGCGGATTGCTGAAGGAAAGCGAGATGGAGAAGGAGTGGAAGGAAACTGAAGCTAAGATGCAGACCATCCTGTCGGTCCTGTAA